One genomic region from Parerythrobacter aestuarii encodes:
- the queF gene encoding preQ(1) synthase produces the protein MSDTPQPQFLGKQTGLPASPEAAVLDYVPNPRKGALYLVRFAAPEFTSLCPVTGAPDFAHLVIDYAPGDTIVESKSLKLFLGSFRNHNGFHEDVTVGIGQRLAREMQPKWLRIGGYWYPRGGIPIDVFWQTGPAPEGLWVPEQGVQGYRGRG, from the coding sequence ATGAGCGACACACCTCAACCCCAATTCCTCGGTAAGCAGACGGGCCTGCCGGCTTCTCCCGAAGCGGCGGTACTCGACTATGTGCCCAACCCGCGCAAAGGCGCGTTGTACCTGGTGCGCTTTGCCGCGCCGGAATTCACCTCACTGTGCCCGGTAACCGGTGCACCCGATTTCGCACATCTGGTGATCGACTATGCGCCGGGCGACACCATTGTCGAATCCAAGAGCCTCAAGCTGTTCCTCGGCAGCTTCCGTAACCACAATGGTTTCCACGAAGACGTGACAGTCGGTATTGGCCAGCGGCTGGCAAGGGAAATGCAGCCGAAGTGGCTGCGCATTGGCGGCTACTGGTATCCTCGCGGCGGCATTCCCATCGACGTGTTCTGGCAAACCGGGCCGGCACCGGAGGGGCTTTGGGTCCCGGAGCAGGGCGTGCAGGGCTATCGCGGGCGCGGTTAA
- a CDS encoding alpha-galactosidase — protein MSTVHALHSDEASLVLEHDLARGLLWRHCGARVDAEQLVPSAETRGPAPFSLNQDIGQALVPPSGLGWFGPALVELRTPSGESLLFAADETRVEQDDGHLACTVADSVAGLTIRLEITRLEGGAFRFATAITNDGKAAVSVAALASLQLPLAAPSQKILSWRGRHNAELHECIEALPQQRWEKVARQGLPGHGGPPGLFVLGNGTGWHQGIAVAVQLQWSGNSTFAIERHDEGYWTLSANASLAPGEVVLEPGETYAAPPALLAISVHGRNGATAQHHAAIRGMIDWPRGEMSPRPVHLNSWEAVYFRHDAERIGQLARSGSDIGIERFVLDDGWFKGRRNDMAGLGDWDPDPETYPHGLAPLAQDVEAMGQQFGLWVEPEMVNPDSDLYREHPDWALSLEGRDQPTARNQLVLDLRREDVRDYLFGKLDAVLKSAPVSYLKWDHNRAHAPLGGAAQVRGTYELLARVRAAHPDVEIEGCSAGGGRSDAGMVPHVHRFWTSDNIDAVARVQMQREFLAFLPPEMMGTHVGGSPAHVTGRRHALPYRCAIATMGHMGVELDPGTLDENERAELARWIGFYKRWRHLLHGTACLLGEGADDLLWQASGTASHMLLYCIRTNPAQDLRPQPVLLPFAADSAEWDVRLLELAEEPAHSFPRAAIFHQMKEGPVRFSGSWLANAGLPTPVQKAESVAIFELKRA, from the coding sequence ATGAGCACTGTCCACGCCCTGCACAGCGACGAAGCTAGCCTGGTGCTGGAGCACGACTTGGCGCGAGGGCTCCTTTGGCGGCATTGCGGCGCGCGGGTCGATGCCGAACAGCTTGTTCCGAGCGCAGAGACACGCGGGCCGGCACCATTCTCGCTCAACCAGGATATTGGCCAGGCTCTGGTCCCGCCTTCCGGCCTCGGCTGGTTCGGGCCTGCTCTTGTCGAATTGCGGACGCCGTCGGGCGAGTCGCTGCTTTTCGCGGCGGATGAGACAAGGGTCGAGCAGGATGACGGGCATTTGGCCTGCACGGTTGCAGACAGTGTCGCTGGCCTGACAATTCGCCTGGAAATAACCCGGCTCGAAGGCGGTGCCTTTCGGTTTGCAACCGCGATCACCAACGACGGCAAGGCCGCCGTTTCAGTCGCTGCGCTTGCCAGCCTCCAGCTTCCCCTGGCAGCACCAAGCCAGAAAATCCTCTCGTGGCGCGGGCGGCACAATGCCGAGCTGCACGAATGCATCGAAGCCTTGCCACAACAGCGCTGGGAGAAAGTCGCACGGCAAGGACTGCCCGGCCATGGCGGGCCACCGGGACTGTTCGTGCTGGGAAATGGTACGGGCTGGCACCAAGGCATTGCGGTGGCGGTGCAACTGCAATGGTCCGGCAACAGTACATTCGCGATCGAGCGACACGACGAAGGCTACTGGACACTGTCCGCCAATGCCTCGCTCGCACCCGGTGAAGTCGTTTTGGAGCCGGGCGAAACCTATGCTGCCCCTCCTGCCCTGCTCGCAATCTCCGTGCACGGGCGAAACGGAGCGACGGCCCAACATCACGCTGCCATCCGTGGCATGATCGACTGGCCGAGAGGCGAAATGAGCCCGCGCCCCGTCCATCTCAACAGCTGGGAGGCGGTCTATTTCCGCCATGATGCAGAGCGGATCGGCCAACTGGCACGATCGGGCAGCGACATCGGAATCGAGCGCTTCGTCCTGGACGATGGCTGGTTCAAGGGGCGCCGTAACGATATGGCTGGGCTCGGGGATTGGGACCCGGACCCTGAAACCTATCCCCACGGCCTTGCCCCGCTGGCGCAGGACGTCGAGGCCATGGGTCAGCAGTTCGGCCTGTGGGTTGAGCCGGAGATGGTCAACCCCGACAGCGACCTCTACCGCGAACATCCCGATTGGGCCCTCTCGCTTGAAGGCCGCGACCAGCCGACCGCTCGTAACCAGCTGGTGCTGGACCTGCGGCGCGAGGATGTGCGCGACTACCTGTTCGGCAAGCTCGACGCGGTCCTGAAGAGTGCTCCGGTCAGTTACCTGAAATGGGATCACAACCGAGCCCATGCCCCGTTGGGCGGGGCAGCGCAGGTACGCGGGACGTACGAATTGCTAGCCCGGGTCCGCGCAGCACACCCCGATGTCGAGATCGAAGGCTGCTCGGCCGGGGGCGGACGCAGCGATGCAGGCATGGTGCCCCATGTCCATCGGTTCTGGACCAGCGACAATATCGATGCAGTCGCGCGCGTCCAGATGCAGCGCGAGTTCCTCGCCTTCCTGCCGCCTGAAATGATGGGGACCCATGTCGGGGGCAGCCCGGCGCATGTTACCGGTCGCCGCCACGCGCTGCCCTATCGCTGTGCGATCGCCACCATGGGTCACATGGGGGTCGAACTCGATCCCGGCACGCTCGATGAGAATGAACGCGCAGAGCTGGCACGCTGGATTGGCTTCTACAAGCGATGGCGGCACTTGCTGCATGGCACAGCCTGCTTGCTGGGCGAGGGAGCCGACGACCTGCTTTGGCAAGCGTCAGGGACGGCAAGTCACATGCTGCTTTACTGTATCCGCACAAATCCCGCGCAAGACCTGCGGCCCCAACCTGTATTGCTGCCGTTCGCAGCGGATTCAGCTGAATGGGACGTGCGACTCCTGGAACTGGCCGAAGAGCCTGCCCACAGCTTCCCGCGCGCAGCGATCTTTCACCAGATGAAGGAAGGGCCAGTGCGGTTCAGCGGCAGCTGGCTGGCCAATGCGGGGTTGCCGACGCCGGTACAGAAGGCCGAGAGCGTCGCAATTTTCGAGCTGAAACGCGCTTAA
- a CDS encoding DUF4403 family protein: MRKWVIAAVALLVLVGIGAVTVWYLLETRVRIESYDKPQRVESAPGIDDGETVLVTTIGVPLETLRRALETDVPRRLWAVDRQMDTCVPQKNIKVLGQKLGKTPKVKCRVTGQVDRGRISLVGKGNRLVARIPVNATVTARDIGGVIKQETATGSAVMELSVRLSVGRDWRAQSDLDLDYRWTNEPGIDILGQRVTFTKPADRELQQVMRGVERALNREIGRIAIKPRVEQLWTQGFATLSLSRENPPVWLTIAPQEAGVGSFRVRGKELVTDVFVMAHTRVYVGARPADPERRKLPRNSGVEQGGGFAATVPVMADYAQLEPVILRALGNLAEKGIEREDLGRVEIDFESVEVFATGGGRIAVGIQAEAEPVGKRTGRSWGRSKGEVWLTGKPVTVAGSELVRIEDLRIFGDMDLMTGDALVRIIQMEEIRSAIEAALVEDFQADYARIVEQVRAGLADVDAGDMRLSFTLDSIEHGKIGVYGSGLYMPVQAQGSVTADVRVR; encoded by the coding sequence ATGCGTAAATGGGTCATAGCGGCAGTCGCCCTGCTGGTGTTGGTCGGCATAGGTGCGGTGACAGTTTGGTACCTGCTGGAAACCCGCGTCCGCATCGAAAGCTATGACAAGCCGCAACGGGTGGAAAGTGCCCCCGGAATCGATGACGGCGAGACGGTCCTGGTTACGACTATCGGCGTTCCGCTGGAGACCCTGCGGCGGGCTTTGGAAACCGATGTCCCCCGCCGATTGTGGGCGGTCGACCGCCAGATGGATACCTGCGTCCCGCAGAAGAACATCAAGGTCCTGGGCCAGAAACTGGGCAAGACACCCAAGGTCAAATGCCGGGTGACAGGGCAGGTCGATCGCGGGAGGATTTCCCTGGTTGGCAAGGGCAACCGGTTGGTCGCGCGCATTCCCGTCAATGCAACCGTTACTGCCCGCGACATTGGCGGGGTTATCAAGCAGGAGACCGCTACCGGTTCAGCGGTGATGGAACTTAGCGTGCGACTGTCGGTCGGACGCGACTGGCGGGCGCAATCGGATCTCGATCTCGACTATCGCTGGACCAATGAACCCGGCATCGACATCCTCGGCCAGCGGGTGACCTTTACCAAACCCGCCGACCGCGAGTTGCAGCAGGTCATGCGCGGCGTCGAAAGAGCCCTCAATCGCGAGATCGGGCGGATCGCGATCAAGCCGCGCGTCGAACAGCTATGGACCCAAGGGTTCGCCACGCTTTCGCTCAGCAGGGAGAACCCACCGGTCTGGCTCACCATCGCCCCGCAGGAGGCAGGCGTTGGTTCTTTTCGCGTTCGCGGCAAGGAGCTGGTGACCGACGTGTTCGTGATGGCGCACACGCGGGTCTATGTAGGGGCCCGTCCCGCCGACCCGGAACGCCGGAAGCTGCCGCGCAATTCGGGGGTCGAACAGGGCGGCGGGTTTGCAGCGACCGTGCCGGTTATGGCCGACTATGCGCAGCTGGAGCCGGTGATCCTGCGGGCGCTGGGCAATCTGGCGGAAAAAGGGATCGAGAGAGAGGATCTGGGGCGGGTCGAGATCGATTTCGAATCGGTCGAAGTTTTCGCCACCGGGGGTGGTCGCATCGCCGTGGGCATACAGGCCGAGGCTGAACCCGTCGGCAAGCGCACCGGGCGAAGCTGGGGTCGTTCCAAGGGCGAGGTTTGGTTGACCGGGAAGCCCGTCACAGTGGCCGGTAGCGAGCTTGTCAGGATCGAGGATCTGCGCATTTTCGGCGACATGGACCTGATGACGGGCGACGCGCTCGTACGGATCATCCAGATGGAGGAGATCCGCAGTGCGATCGAGGCAGCGCTGGTTGAGGACTTCCAAGCCGACTATGCTCGGATCGTCGAGCAAGTGCGGGCAGGGTTGGCCGATGTCGATGCAGGGGACATGCGGCTTTCGTTCACGCTCGACAGCATCGAGCATGGCAAGATCGGGGTCTATGGCAGCGGGCTTTACATGCCGGTGCAGGCGCAGGGTTCGGTTACTGCGGATGTGCGGGTGAGGTAA
- a CDS encoding TM2 domain-containing protein — protein MDDAHKQMMFEANRKSVGVAYLLWLVLGFVGVHRFYAGATKSGVAQLVLALSIIGWLVLIPWLLIDLALIPGLVRDQNMKTITMLGYSPQQAAPQVEGRPRPKTQADRKRDAMVEELRSIGHRKSHR, from the coding sequence GTGGACGACGCACACAAACAGATGATGTTCGAAGCCAACCGCAAGTCGGTCGGCGTAGCTTACCTGCTATGGCTGGTACTGGGATTTGTGGGCGTGCACCGTTTCTATGCCGGCGCGACCAAGTCAGGTGTCGCCCAGCTGGTGCTGGCCCTGTCAATCATTGGCTGGCTAGTGCTGATCCCATGGCTGCTGATCGACCTTGCGCTGATTCCCGGCCTCGTGCGCGACCAGAACATGAAGACCATTACCATGCTCGGATACAGCCCCCAGCAGGCCGCGCCGCAGGTTGAAGGCAGGCCACGTCCGAAGACACAGGCCGATCGCAAGCGCGATGCCATGGTCGAGGAATTGCGCAGCATCGGCCACCGCAAGTCACATCGGTAA